The Caldisericota bacterium sequence CAGAACATCTGTTTCTTTCATATTGCTTAAAATATCAGGCAAGGCATTGTCAAAATCTTTTAGGCCTTTTCCATATGCGACATAGTTTCTTCTATGGCCCCAATGCGAATCAAATTCTACAAGATTTGTGTAGAGAAGCCCACTAAAATCCTTTTTTATAAACTCGATTGTTTTTGCAATTCCATCTGTATTATTGTCTGTATGGGTACTTTTGGTAAGGCCTATTCCTGCGAACAGATCATGTATTTTGCCTATTCCTACCACTTCTTTACCATTTTCTTTTAATAAATCCATTGCGGTTGTACCTGTTGGCTTTAATGAATAATCTTTTCTTTCCGATGTTCTTATAAATCCTTTTTCCGAGTCTCCTATAAATGGCCTTGCAATAACGCGTGCTACGGCATGGTCGTTAACAAGTATTTGTTTTCTTGCAATTTCGCACATTTTATACAGTTCCTCAAGTGGAATTACATCTTTGTGTGCGGCAATCTGGAAGACAGAATCAGCTGATGTGTAGACAATGGGGTACTTTGTTCTGACATGTTCTTTGTAGAATTCTTTTATAATCTCCGTACCTGATGCAGGTTTGTTA is a genomic window containing:
- a CDS encoding phosphopentomutase, whose product is MNIKRTIVIVIDSVGAGEAEDAYQYGDWGANTLLHTLQYNPGLKLPNMEKLGMKGLLLGEKGEYIASYGKMKEQSKGKDSISGHWEMMGVMLKEAFPTYPNGFPDEIIEKFKKLTGIEGILGNKPASGTEIIKEFYKEHVRTKYPIVYTSADSVFQIAAHKDVIPLEELYKMCEIARKQILVNDHAVARVIARPFIGDSEKGFIRTSERKDYSLKPTGTTAMDLLKENGKEVVGIGKIHDLFAGIGLTKSTHTDNNTDGIAKTIEFIKKDFSGLLYTNLVEFDSHWGHRRNYVAYGKGLKDFDNALPDILSNMKETDVLFITADHGCDPTFKGHTDHTREFVPIIAYGKKIKKNYNLGLRSSFSDLADTITEIFKLRHLNGKSFAKEIIIE